Proteins encoded together in one Penicillium digitatum chromosome 1, complete sequence window:
- a CDS encoding THO complex, subunit 5 — MAISEIVADESLLPVLQTSAETLVQCQHLLTILNPDTLPNDGAKLRELSLAASKQQKLLFALLAQLRGQNRDAILRVRDTKHSTAEARQEIDRLHLQLQNLYYEQKHLTGEIAACEAYDHKYLSLPLVPVEEFLELYPEYRESSEHDLMIARIEHEHAEREKLEQARQELLKRKQGLIAENKKRKNDLASLDQDLEKFIDAAKPIQKIFEKEY, encoded by the exons ATGGCTATCAGTGAAATCGTCGCCGATGAGTCGCTCTTACCAGTGCTCCAGACGAGCGCCGAGACTCTAGTCCAGTGTCAGCATCTTCTCACCATTTTAAACCCCGATACCCTACCCAACGATGGCGCCAAGCTTCGAGAATTGTCTTTAGCCGCCTCTAAGCAACAGAAACTCTTGTTCGCACTGTTGGCCCAACTTCGCGGGCAGAATCGGGATGCTATCCTCCGCGTGCGCGACACCAAGCACTCAACTGCAGAGGCCCGGCAAGAAATCGACCGGCTGCATCTTCAGCTTCAGAACTTGTACTATGAACAGAAGCATCTGACAGGCGAAATTGCGGCTTGCGAGGCCTATGA TCACAAATACCTATCCCTTCCTTTGGTCCCGGTCGAGGAATTCTTGGAGCTTTATCCCGAATATCGCGAGTCCAGCGAACATGATCTCATGATCGCCCGCATCGAACATGAGCATGCTGAACGAGAGAAGCTGGAACAAGCGCGACAAGAGCTTTTGAAGCGCAAGCAGGGCTTGATCGCAGAgaacaagaaaagaaaaaacgaCCTTGCCAGCCTCGACCAAGATCTCGAAAAGTTCATTGAT GCCGCTAAGCCGATTCAAAAGATCTTCGAGAAGGAATACTAG
- a CDS encoding Phosphatidylinositol-glycan biosynthesis class S protein produces the protein MTTKTGEQESPQASASQVDQPSVKRTPPPETPAALQTRFKVIAAFWAVIIFLGFPIWWKTTSIYRASLPIKEMVDWADGKACRPVFPLEIHLATPSMNFFEAQYLLRTTQHTLDDLNEFAAHHLRLKLTNGSTTAVQIGEDNLETIKNLAEEAADIALTVRLLPQDGLVGPRSELHAATTQLDIFYPPGQVPVPSSSNSPLSAFIAAELQRLYGEEKATIAHILSGNTAGLDSTSPQLAEDIDRRLRRSMKYAETYHLSFSLFTPGSEPSSWDIEAAVNEYVSPLLQAFSPISNFTVDTQVQLYANFAPTAPKPEYDETEAAWTLKTEGLSAFVNAAEWPLNPSIGNGPTINFILYVPDPSQSPLIVKENHASSWMVPQWGGVFLLNPPLFNTEQGGPSNPAHLFQDSLGPAFMTFSHQLLTLLGTPSTPASLPLRLQTSIRVRAASLLLSASSTMGSLARLTESLPSIPIPATVATSVSTTLSHLGASCAHLREGRFGAALASARVAETEAERSFFEKSMVGQVYFPDEHKVAVYLPLLGPIGVPLVVGLLKELKRIAGQHNAKKTAS, from the exons ATGACGACTAAAACAGGAGAGCAGGAGTCTCCTCAGGCTTCGGCCTCTCAAGTCGACCAACCCAGCGTCAAGCGCACTCCGCCCCCAGAAACCCCGGCTGCCCTCCAAACGCGATTTAAAGTGATAGCAGCATTTTGGGCTGTAATTATCTTCCTTGGATTTCCGATATGGTGGAAGACGACATCAATCTACCGGGCATCTCTTCCGATTAAGGAGATGGTGGATTGGGCTGATGGCAAG GCGTGCCGACCAGTTTTCCCTTTGGAAATTCACCTTGCGACACCGTCAATGAACTTTTTCGAGGCACAGTACCTCCTCCGCACGACTCAGCATACTCTCGATGATCTCAACGAGTTCGCAGCTCATCACCTTCGGCTTAAGTTGACCAACGGTAGCACGACGGCAGTTCAAATTGGCGAAGACAACCTCGAAACTATCAAAAATCTTGCGGAGGAGGCAGCGGACATTGCTTTGACCGTCCGATTACTGCCCCAAGATGGGCTAGTAGGTCCTCGCTCAGAGCTCCATGCAGCTACGACACAACTCGACATCTTCTACCCGCCGGGCCAGGTCCCCGTACCTTCCTCCTCCAACTCCCCCCTCTCCGCTTTCATTGCGGCGGAGCTTCAGCGCTTGTATGGCGAGGAGAAGGCTACTATAGCGCACATCTTGTCTGGAAATACCGCTGGGCTTGACTCGACCTCACCACAACTCGCCGAAGATATCGACCGAAGACTGCGCCGATCGATGAAATATGCTGAAACCTATCACCTCTCTTTTTCACTGTTTACCCCCGGATCCGAACCTTCCTCGTGGGACATTGAGGCTGCGGTGAACGAATACGTCTCCCCCCTCCTCCAGGCATTCTCTCCTATCAGCAATTTCACTGTCGACACGCAAGTACAGCTCTATGCGAACTTTGCACCCACTGCGCCGAAGCCTGAGTATGATGAAACCGAGGCGGCATGGACATTGAAGACAGAAGGTCTAAGTGCCTTCGTCAATGCTGCCGAGTGGCCACTGAACCCGAGCATTGGCAACGGCCCGACGATCAATTTCATCCTCTATGTCCCAGACCCTTCGCAATCTCCACTCATTGTCAAGGAGAACCATGCTTCTAGTTGGATGGTCCCTCAGTGGGGCGGAGTGTTCCTCCTTAACCCGCCGCTTTTCAATACCGAGCAGGGTGGCCCGTCCAATCCTGCCCATCTCTTCCAGGACTCTTTAGGTCCTGCATTCATGACATTCTCTCATCAACTCCTCACCCTCCTTGGCACTCCAAGCACCCCTGCCTCTCTTCCACTACGTCTCCAGACGTCTATCCGCGTTCGCGCGGCCAGCTTGTTGCTCTCCGCCTCATCAACAATGGGCTCGCTTGCCCGTCTTACTGAGTCTTTACCCTCCATCCCTATCCCGGCAACCGTGGCTACTTCGGTCTCCACTACATTATCTCATTTGGGTGCCTCCTGTGCCCACTTGCGAGAGGGCCGTTTCGGCGCTGCGCTTGCTAGCGCCCGAGTCGCGGAGACAGAAGCTGAGCGCAGCTTCTTTGAAAAGAGTATGGTGGGTCAGGTCTATTTCCCAGATGAGCATAAGGTGGCAGTTTATCTGCCACTTCTAGGACCAATTGGTGTCCCTCTTGTTGTTGGACTACTCAAAGAGCTCAAGAGAATTGCGGGTCAACACAATGCGAAGAAGACAGCATCGTAG
- a CDS encoding GPI transamidase component PIG-S produces the protein MTRPRPSALLLLALMASIRPGQAYQSFDLPSRSSDACSSSCSSGSTCISLDQGSSSICCPAGQDCDYISPITCDIQQQNVTAYPESVIKTTRLGDILPKCGNECCPFGYTCQGNTCALNQKTSTTATASASSSSASTSSPSSVSSSSTSKADPSESSSSINTASSTTKATSSTTPLATITPVASPSSEKSATPTTCTKVSRPCPSFPAGAIAVGFFPGAVFGAIAALLTTFCVRRTRKDECEIQEGKSGPNWSQRSSSGAILCISNPIPQDDTSYRTDFLRSPPRVKRSSTGGRSTRTMIHRTGSRVRSLFSSYPRQTPRLDNDMPPIPMPNPTAPAPAPFTPPRQRQPRTESIKVYSPPESSLLQSRNFLGPEPYPGGADRPDTLFSDLMKVVAVPHVAKVKAPFPTNDDSRENPFRDPVR, from the coding sequence ATGACGAGGCCACGGCCATCCGCTCTGTTGCTCTTGGCTCTGATGGCGAGCATCAGACCAGGACAAGCATATCAATCTTTCGACCTTCCATCCAGAAGCTCAGATGCGTGTTCCTCCTCATGCTCTTCAGGGTCCACCTGCATAAGTCTAGATCAGGGCAGCTCCTCCATCTGCTGTCCTGCCGGTCAAGACTGTGACTACATCTCGCCGATTACATGTGATATACAGCAGCAGAATGTTACTGCCTACCCCGAGAGTGTCATCAAAACTACTCGTCTGGGCGACATTCTTCCCAAGTGCGGTAATGAGTGCTGCCCGTTTGGCTACACCTGCCAAGGCAATACTTGTGCCCTGAATCAAAAAACCTCCACAACGGCAACAGCATCTGCATCCAGCTCCTCTGCCAGCacatcatcaccatcatcTGTATCTAGCTCTTCTACCAGCAAAGCAGACCCATCTGAATCCAGCTCCTCTATCAACACGGCATCATCAACGACAAAGGCTACAAGCTCAACAACCCCCCTGGCAACCATCACACCCGTGGCATCTCCATCATCTGAAAAATCCGCAACCCCTACGACATGCACAAAAGTATCAAGACCATGTCCCTCCTTCCCAGCCGGAGCTATAGCAGTAGGCTTCTTCCCAGGTGCTGTTTTTGGTGCCATCGCTGCCCTTTTAACAACTTTCTGCGTCCGACGGACCCGAAAAGACGAATGTGAGATACAAGAAGGCAAATCTGGGCCTAACTGGTCCCAGCGCTCTTCTTCCGGAGCAATATTGTGCATATCAAACCCCATACCCCAAGACGATACCTCCTACCGCACAGACTTCCTCCGAAGCCCACCGCGAGTCAAGCGCTCTTCTACAGGAGGACGCTCGACTCGCACGATGATCCACCGCACTGGCAGCAGAGTGCGAAGCCTATTCTCCAGTTATCCAAGACAAACCCCCCGACTAGACAACGATATGCCGCCTATCCCTATGCCAAACCCTACGGCACCAGCGCCGGCTCCGTTTACTCCGCCACGACAGCGTCAGCCTAGGACGGAAAGTATCAAGGTTTATTCACCTCCTGAGTCGTCTCTTTTGCAGTCTCGCAATTTTTTGGGGCCTGAGCCGTATCCTGGTGGTGCCGATAGACCGGATACTCTGTTTAGTGACCTGATGAAGGTTGTTGCGGTCCCTCATGTCGCCAAGGTGAAGGCACCTTTTCCGACTAACGATGATTCTCGTGAAAATCCGTTCAGGGATCCTGTGCGTTGA
- a CDS encoding Manganese/iron superoxide dismutase, C-terminal yields the protein MFNRFVRPQSALRAASSFSSKPTSAFSRFQTRAIHRIPQLQHDAYYKENGVPEFLSPEAFDFSWTQYQTLLVNKLNLLTQDTVDADAKPGELLVKYSKRPEMASVFNYASMAHNNHFFFNCLSPTATAIPEKFAKDIVDTCSSVESLKLDFLATASSMFGPGFVWLAKNLEREGMMHIFCTYSAGSPYPAAHSRRQPVDMATHTPETQLGNQFAGSMGAHAQNQKSLAPGAVDVQPILCVNTWEHAWMMDYGIAGKDEYLERWWDRINWDVVFDNYNAVGSMKNSRSSINRHRSMSML from the exons ATGTTCAACCGATTCGTCAGGCCGCAAAGCGCTTTGCGCGCAGCCTCCTCATTCTCCTCA AAACCTACCTCCGCCTTCTCACGCTTCCAGACTCGGGCTATTCATCGCATTCCCCAATTGCAGCACGACGCCTATTATAAGGAGAATGGAGTTCCGGAGTTCCTATCACCTGAGGCGTTCGACTTCTCCTGGACCCAATACCAGACCCTCCTCGTTAACAAACTCAATTTGTTGACGCAAG ATACCGTCGATGCGGATGCCAAACCAGGAGAATTGCTGGTCAAATACTCCAAGCGTCCGGAGATGGCCTCGGTGTTCAACTATGCCTCAATGGCCCACAACAACCACTTTTTCTTCAACTGCCTG TCCCCCACAGCCACCGCCATCCCCGAAAAGTTCGCCAAGGACATCGTCGACACCTGCTCTTCCGTCGAGTCCCTGAAGTTGGATTTCCTGGCCACAGCAAGCTCGATGTTCGGCCCCGGATTTGTCTGGCTCGCCAAGAACCTCGAACGCGAAGGCATGATGCACATCTTCTGCACCTACAGCGCCGGCTCTCCCTACCCGGCCGCCCACTCTCGGCGGCAACCCGTCGACATGGCCACCCACACCCCAGAAACCCAGCTAGGCAACCAGTTCGCCGGTTCAATGGGCGCCCACGCCCAAAACCAGAAGAGCCTCGCGCCCGGCGCCGTGGATGTGCAGCCCATTCTCTGTGTAAACACTTGGGAGCACGCGTGGATGATGGACTACGGTATTGCCGGCAAGGATGAGTATCTCGAGCGCTGGTGGGATCGGATTAACTGGGATGTGGTCTTCGACAACTACAATGCTGTCGGCTCGATGAAGAACTCGCGCAGCTCCATCAACCGTCATCGGAGTATGAGCATGCTTTAA
- a CDS encoding cyclase/dehydrase gives MRSFRTLRLPSRAILPFQHQNVCPVSHQLKTSIRTINTTHRPSLRRPLHPSSGSKTTTRSFGLPDLSSFLPNSNNKNNSPHRVLTATRNLPYNPALLYKVISSVESYSQFLPFLTASTVTARDPETGYPTQAFLTVGYGPLSETFTSRVICDVEKLTVEAKSGANYGKEGHDGQAGKSSSSSGLSGFFPGANEGLFEYLTTRWELVPLSPGAQGGPLTKVKLEVRFEFRSQMHATLMSAVEGQMAGVMIEAFEKRIREVEGKRQ, from the coding sequence ATGCGATCCTTCCGCACCTTGCGACTTCCAAGTCGTGCAATTCTGCCCTTCCAGCACCAAAATGTGTGCCCAGTCTCCCACCAACTCAAAACAAGCATCCGGACAATAAACACAACACATCGACCAAGTCTGCGCCGACCTCTACACCCAAGCAGTGGCTCCAAAACCACTACACGATCCTTCGGCCTGCCCGATCTATCCTCCTTCCTCCCCAATAGCAACAATAAGAACAACTCCCCACATCGCGTCCTAACCGCCACCCGCAACCTCCCCTACAACCCAGCACTGCTATACAAAGTGATCTCCTCAGTCGAATCCTACAGCCAATTCCTTCCATTCCTCACCGCCTCGACTGTGACAGCACGGGATCCGGAAACAGGGTACCCAACACAAGCATTCCTGACAGTCGGCTACGGTCCGCTCAGCGAGACATTCACGTCGCGCGTGATCTGCGACGTAGAGAAGCTGACGGTGGAGGCCAAGAGCGGGGCGAACTATGGCAAAGAGGGTCATGATGGTCAGGCTGGTAAGAGTTCTTCTTCGTCCGGGCTAAGCGGGTTCTTCCCCGGCGCGAATGAGGGTCTCTTCGAGTACCTGACTACGAGGTGGGAGCTGGTGCCGCTTTCACCTGGGGCGCAGGGTGGGCCGTTGACCAAGGTCAAATTGGAGGTGCGGTTTGAGTTTCGCTCGCAGATGCATGCTACTCTTATGAGTGCTGTTGAGGGACAGATGGCTGGGGTTATGATAGAGGCTTTTGAGAAGCGGATTCGGGAGGTTGAGGGTAAGAGGCAGTGA
- a CDS encoding C6 transcription factor, putative, which produces MDKPLDSTVETSAPKKRTRVQFSCTACRHRKLKCCRSYPCANCKKRGEATSCTYVGRGPRGKAQHGHTSSTLVQDRLHHLENLVMSLAHKQRSDPEIEFKAMKSENRDASVIRSPGRSDRDAALTPADTGKLFVKDEGTSYVDGANWRAILEEINDMKEYLDTDGEDYDDEGVEIDPYDDSSPVLLLGHGRPVSKEEMLMDIPPRPLADRLVSRFLKTSEPARVSIHVPTFQKEYEEFWLRPADKSFTWISLLYSIMALSISLYDRSPEPLHSNMAVPTTTWAMFRKRSSQCLIQANYITPGRYKGEALFLYSIIEFYRNQDTHIGMSYLLGMTIRLTMRMGYHRDPRHYPMLSALDGEMRRRLWALLVQLDTLVSFQAGVPRTIQPWQYDTELPSNLLDTDFDESSVQLPPARPMTEGTDCSYTRSKSLIMSVFGHITDLAFSREQSSYEETLEIDRRLETAHGMVPSCLKIRPMTQCIADPAEMTMRRFALELLYQTARVVLHRRYIAETNPKFAYSRSVCLTAARDALRYYTEVWTEFLPGGQLHAERYFLNSLQNSFLLSAMILCLEMSQDADRGDAARLKPQERADFLLLLESTHRIFMDSRHRSVDTQRAVNALNIMLKRVKKGDSGNSSSNTGQLTAPMNKDTSNKSTDAVALGQHSLTYISNIGGLQPTIPNPGQTPSYNSRGVIEDMLDIPAQLDWNLYDSHISGGQMTDNNAWYSDDPATVAYGFGPYQSYQQ; this is translated from the exons ATGGACAAACCTCTGGACTCTACGGTGGAGACATCCGCCCCTAAAAAGCGAACACGGGTGCAATTTTCATGCACGGCGTGCAGGCATCGAAA ATTGAAATGCTGCCGGAGCTACCCTTGCGCTAATTGCAAGAAGCGAGGCGAGGCCACATCATGCACCTATGTCGGGCGCGGGCCACGAGGCAAAGCCCAACATGGGCACACAAGCTCGACTCTAGTCCAGGACCGCTTGCACCATCTGGAGAATCTAGTAATGTCTCTTGCACACAAGCAGAGGTCTGATCCAGAAATCGAATTCAAAGCGATGAAATCAGAGAATCGGGATGCTAGCGTGATACGTTCACCGGGCAGGTCTGATCGTGACGCTGCGTTGACTCCGGCTGACACGGGCAAGCTATTCGTCAAAGATGAGGGAACTAGTTATGTTGACGGTGCGAATTGGCGCGCTATTCTTGAAGAG ATTAATGACATGAAGGAATATTTAGACACGGATGGAGAAGATTACGATGATGAAGGTGTCGAGATTGACCCGTACGATGACTCGTCACCAGTTCTGCTGCTTGGCCATGGTCGTCCTGTGAGCAAAGAGGAGATGCTTATGGACATTCCCCCACGGCCATTAGCTGATCGCCTGGTCTCTCGATTCCTCAAGACGTCTGAACCGGCAAGAG TGTCAATCCATGTTCCCACGTTTCAGAAAGAGTATGAGGAGTTCTGGCTTCGCCCAGCAGATAAATCATTCACTTGGATTTCTCTCTTGTATTCGATTATGGCCTTGTCTATCTCTCTATATGATCGAAGTCCAGAGCCATTGCATTCTAATATGGCGGTCCCTACTACAACATGGGCCATGTTCCGGAAAAGGTCCTCGCAGTGCCTCATCCAAGCAAACTACATAACCCCAGGACGATACAAGGGAGAAGCATTATTCCTTTACTCAATCATCGAATTCTACCGCAATCAGGATACGCATATTGGCATGTCATATTTGCTCGGGATGACTATTCGCCTGACGATGCGTATGGGTTACCATCGTGATCCACGTCATTACCCAATGTTATCTGCCTTGGATGGGGAAATGCGCCGGCGTCTCTGGGCCTTGCTTGTTCAGCTCGACACTTTAGTCTCATTCCAAGCCGGCGTCCCTCGAACAATCCAGCCTTGGCAATATGACACAGAGTTGCCGTCTAACTTGTTGGACACCGACTTCGACGAGAGTTCCGTCCAACTGCCACCCGCCAGACCAATGACGGAAGGAACAGATTGCTCGTACACAAGGTCCAAATCTCTCATTATGAGTGTCTTTGGTCATATAACCGACCTGGCATTCTCTCGAGAGCAATCGTCCTACGAGGAGACCTTGGAAATTGACCGTCGTTTGGAGACTGCGCATGGTATGGTACCCTCCTGCTTGAAAATCCGCCCAATGACGCAGTGTATTGCAGACCCAGCAGAAATGACCATGCGGCGCTTCGCCTTGGAGCTCCTGTATCAAACGGCACGTGTTGTCCTACATCGCCGGTATATCGCTGAAACCAATCCCAAATTCGCTTACTCGCGATCAGTCTGCTTGACCGCAGCTCGGGATGCGCTTCGATACTACACAGAGGTTTGGACCGAGTTCTTGCCCGGCGGTCAGTTGCACGCCGAGCGATACTTCCTCAACTCCCTCCAAAATTCTTTTCTACTCTCGGCAATGATCCTTTGTCTTGAGATGTCCCAGGATGCAGATCGTGGTGATGCTGCACGCCTCAAGCCCCAAGAACGAGCAGACTTCCTGCTTCTGTTGGAAAGCACCCATCGCATATTCATGGACTCCCGTCATCGGTCTGTAGACACTCAGCGAGCAGTAAATGCTTTGAACATTATGCTCAAGCGGGTAAAGAAAGGCGACTCTGGAAATTCCAGTTCAAATACTGGGCAATTAACGGCGCCCATGAATA AGGACACCTCCAACAAATCCACCGATGCAGTAGCCCTTGGTCAACACAGTTTAACATACATATCCAACATTGGCGGCTTGCAGCCCACAATACCTAATCCCGGCCAGACGCCGTCATACAATTCCCGGGGGGTCATTGAAGACATGCTTGATATACCCGCTCAACTCGACTGG AATCTGTACGACAGTCACATCTCAGGAGGTCAAATGACCGATAACAACGCCTGGTACTCCGACGATCCAGCGACGGTGGCATATGGGTTTGGTCCGTATCAAAGCTACCAACAATGA
- a CDS encoding itaconyl-CoA hydratase codes for MSRHLRSDASSVASAFLSRFQSLGPQTRTQTIDGNQLQLLTLTLNRPPLFPGACSLSNCASAPQSGVPVPPGYHLVYFTPAFLESELGADGTDTAYNPDVPFTRRMWAGGEVLWPRVDGMPNLLRVGQQVQETTRVLSAESKILKKTGEEIIVVSIEKEFSNEHGVSIIDRRNWVFGKALPVPPVSTSSRVSPSSSTSHFATPNPTSPVISTEGNTHARTLVQTPATLFRFSALTFNPHKIHYSLPWARDVEGHKDIAVHGPLNLISILDLWRDTRQNATDSTLVVPERRFYRATNPLYAGDEYRIVLEEGEGTQVQIIGPGRVVAMKAEIH; via the exons ATGTCTCGGCATCTCCGCTCAGACGCTTCCTCGGTAGCCTCGGCCTTTTTGTCGCGCTTCCAATCCCTGGGACCACAAACCCGTACGCAAACGATCGATGGAAACCAGCTTCAGCTTCTCACCCTTACACTAAATCGCCCGCCTCTCTTCCCCGGTGCCTGCTCCCTGTCCAATTGTGCCTCCGCCCCGCAATCCGGGGTACCTGTACCGCCGGGGTACCACCTCGTATATTTCACACCCGCGTTTTTGGAAAGCGAACTTGGAGCAGATGGAACCGATACGGCATACAATCCTGATGTGCCCTTCACACGGCGTATGTGGGCAGGTGGCGAGGTGTTGTGGCCCCGTGTGGATGGGATGCCCAATCTGTTACGGGTAGGACAGCAAGTGCAGGAGACAACGCGGGTACTTAGTGCAGAGTCGAAGATTCTGAAAAAGACTGGCGAGGAAATAATTGTTGTTAGTATTGAGAAAGAATTCTCCAACGAGCACGGCGTGTCAATTATTGACCGACG aaattgggTGTTTGGTAAAGCCCTACCGGTTCCGCCTGTATCGACATCATCCAGGGTCTCTccctcatcttcaacatccCATTTTGCGACCCCAAATCCTACCTCGCCCGTCATCTCCACCGAGGGCAATACCCACGCGCGAACCCTGGTGCAAACACCTGCGACACTCTTCCGATTCTCTGCTTTGACTTTTAATCCCCATAAGATTCACTACTCACTGCCCTGGGCGCGGGATGTAGAAGGACACAAGGATATCGCAGTACACGGTCCGTTGAATCTGATCTCCATTCTGGATCTTTGGCGTGACACTCGTCAGAATGCCACAGATTCTACTTTGGTTGTTCCCGAGCGCAGATTTTACCGGGCAACGAATCCATTATATGCCGGGGATGAGTATCGCATTGTGCTTGAGGAGGGCGAAGGAACACAGGTGCAAATTATTGGGCCCGGAAGAGTAGTCGCCATGAAGGCCGAGATCCATTAA
- a CDS encoding Aldehyde reductase (GliO), putative, translated as MAGIKIIWGAGSLMYDTSYPTPESVNEVLDVLQANGIKTLDTAKIYDKSEELLGKVHADSRFTIDSKYPGGLSAEASSPESLVATLNESLARLQTDQLDVYYMHAPDRRSSTEDLLASINASYQAGKFKRFGLSNYLAEEIEEVIRICREKNYVVPSVYQGNYSAVARRGEKLIFPTLRKHNISFYAYSPIAGGFLTKDVATLVSGGEGRWDPNSLYGGLYNSLFNKPDMLKGLEQWEKISKDSGISKAELAYRWVAYNSILKEELGDGVIVGSRNVEQLKQTLAALSKGPLSADIAAQIEQVWKIVEADSPLDTFNGLVQSDKVSEA; from the exons ATGGCTGGCATCAAAATCATCTGGGGCGCAGGCTCACTCATGTATGACACCTCATACCCGACTCCTGAATCCGTCAACGAGGTCCTCGATGTTCTCCAAGCCAATGGCATCAAAACCCTCGATACTGCCAAGATCTACGATAAATCCGAGGAGCTATTGGGAAAGGTTCACGCTGATTCCCGCTTTACCATTGATTCAAAATATCCTGGTGGGCTTTCAGCTGAGGCTTCCAGCCCAGAGTCTCTTGTTGCAACCTTGAATGAGAGCTTGGCCCGTCTTCAAACAGATCAG CTTGATGTCTATTACATGCATGCCCCCGATCGCAGAAGCTCAACCGAAGACCTGCTGGCCAGTATCAACGCTTCATACCAGGCTGGAAAGTTCAAGCGTTTTGGGCTGTCCAACTATCTAGCGGAGGAGATCGAAGAGGTGATCCGCATCTGTCGTGAAAAGAATTACGTCGTGCCAAGTGTCTACCAGGGCAACTACTCCGCCGTTGCACGCCGAGGCGAAAAATTGATCTTCCCTACGCTGCGGAAGCATAACATCTCTTTCTATGCTTATTCACCCATCGCAGGAGGGTTCCTGACCAAGGATGTAGCGACATTGGTCTCCGGCGGTGAGGGTCGATGGGATCCAAACTCACTATATGGTGGACTCTACAATTCGCTTTTCAATAAACCTGACATGCTGAAGGGGCTGGAACAATGGGAGAAAATCTCCAAGGATTCTGGCATCTCCAAGGCTGAGCTGGCATATCGATGGGTGGCGTATAACTCGATCCTCAAAGAAGAACTCGGAGACGGTGTGATTGTTGGCTCGCGGAATGTTGAGCAGTTGAAGCAGACGCTTGCGGCGCTGAGCAAGGGTCCTCTTAGTGCAGATATCGCTGCACAGATTGAGCAAGtgtggaagattgtcgaggCTGATTCGCCTTTAGACACCTTCAACGGTTTAGTCCAGAGTGACAAGGTGTCTGAGGCCTAG